The following proteins are co-located in the Seriola aureovittata isolate HTS-2021-v1 ecotype China chromosome 7, ASM2101889v1, whole genome shotgun sequence genome:
- the cd22 gene encoding B-cell receptor CD22, whose translation METMISMLVLLIMTEGSGSSSFPVTFENQDPCAVKGSSVEFRCSYSYKDGETVRKTAWYKGKLIDGIWKRVLLSHLPSYENRTEYLGDQQHDCSLAIHDLQDNDTGYYYFRFDTDTYGWRSKNSVYLSVTELMANVYPERVRAGDNVTLECEASCQLSGTVWFRDGHPVAKPEFSAQAEDSGNYLCAVQGQESVHSEPVALDVQYPPFNVSIEVSHPGRLAEGSSVNLTCTNAANPAADSYTWSWGYVSSSSSMLQVGSGQVLSLLSVEASHTGLYLCQAKNSVGENNSTEVLLTVYQTDIWNNRFILLICIGVKVVTVLLLPLVIVWAWRKRHNSAVDEKDEDSHDYENISHIQMGKTSNNKKTKQDYT comes from the exons GATCTGGGAGTTCTAGTTTTCCAGTGACTTTTGAAAATCAGGATCCTTGTGCTGTAAAGGGATCTTCAGTGGAGTTCAGGTGCTCGTACAGCTACAAAGATGGGGAAACGGTTAGAAAGACTGCGTGGTACAAAGGGAAATTAATAGATGGCATCTGGAAACGTGTTCTGCTTTCACATCTGCCTTCATATGAAAATCGTACTGAATATCTTGGTGACCAGCAACATGACTGCAGCCTTGCAATTCATGACCTGCAGGACAATGACACTGGATATTACTACTTCAGGTTTGATACGGACACATATGGATGGCGTAGTAAAAATTCGgtgtatctgtctgtcacaG AGCTGATGGCCAACGTGTAtccagagagagtgagagcaggaGACAATGTGACTCTTGAATGTGAAGCATCCTGCCAACTTTCTGGCACCGTCTGGTTCAGAGACGGACACCCAGTAGCCAAACCAGAGTTCTCGGCTCAGGCAGAAGATTCTGGAAATTACTTATGTGCCGTCCAAGGACAGGAGTCAGTGCACTCTGAGCCTGTGGCTCTGGATGTTCAGT ATCCTCCATTTAATGTTTCCATCGAGGTGAGTCACCCTGGCCGTCTGGCAGAGGGCAGCAGTGTGAATTTGACCTGCACCAATGCAGCTAACCCTGCAGCAGACAGCTACACCTGGTCCTGGGGTTATGtgtccagctccagctccatgCTGCAGGTGGGCTCAGGACAGGtgctgtctcttctctctgtggagGCGTCCCACACCGGACTCTACCTCTGCCAGGCCAAGAACAGTGTGGGGGAGAACAACTCAACTGAGGTGCTGCTGACAGTGTATCAAACAGACA TTTGGAACAACCGTTTCATCCTCCTTATTTGTATTGGAGTCAAAGTTGTTACTGTGCTCTTGCTTCCGCTGGTTATTGTCTGGGCTTG GAGGAAACGACATAATTCTGCTGTGGATGAAAAG GATGAGGACAGCCATGATTATGAAAACATCAGCCACATCCAAATGGGTAAAaccagcaacaataaaaaaacaaaacaggattaCACATAG